One window of Solwaraspora sp. WMMA2056 genomic DNA carries:
- a CDS encoding SseB family protein: MTGPLLLPVSDDTAAGRAPFAWPTVDHDGTPHVLAFTSPQAIADALPGQSVQYVTVEFAEVAANLPDGWCLAVDPGSPTAVLLPASELRDQLSTVGGGTAGDVARALRDAVAAEDPDALMAALLQAEFTVPLAPPATGVVPGLTDPDFPWWCVPDADGNPSVPVFTSPALLRQALDDPPATVAASSVQLFAHWPDPGWHLAVDPGTPFAVSLPGTAVREVSGWLDEVRRTVTGAAAGPIESGSDPPDQDPDLDPDLPVRMQVVVPHRYLQAYVSDNYDRVAGVVHRWHGPGRDTPRRLYARLALLGPESPFTVDDEWVPVLRWTPGPDTPPSWLDGGPQHRSLVVPDGAQLRVLHHDGGDELLASYDRAARRWLPTDQPAD, encoded by the coding sequence GTGACCGGGCCGCTGCTGCTGCCGGTCTCCGACGACACCGCCGCCGGACGGGCACCGTTCGCCTGGCCCACCGTCGACCATGACGGTACGCCGCACGTGCTCGCCTTCACCTCGCCGCAGGCCATCGCCGACGCCCTGCCGGGCCAGTCCGTCCAGTACGTCACAGTGGAGTTCGCCGAGGTGGCCGCCAACCTGCCCGACGGCTGGTGCCTGGCCGTCGACCCCGGGTCACCGACCGCCGTGCTGCTGCCCGCCAGCGAACTGCGCGACCAGCTGTCGACGGTGGGCGGCGGCACCGCCGGCGACGTGGCGCGGGCGCTGCGGGACGCCGTGGCCGCCGAGGACCCGGACGCCCTGATGGCCGCGCTGCTGCAGGCCGAGTTCACCGTACCGCTGGCCCCGCCGGCCACCGGGGTGGTGCCAGGGTTGACCGACCCGGATTTCCCCTGGTGGTGCGTGCCGGACGCCGACGGGAACCCGTCGGTGCCGGTCTTCACCTCACCGGCGCTGCTGCGACAGGCCCTCGACGACCCGCCGGCGACAGTGGCCGCCAGCAGCGTGCAACTCTTCGCGCACTGGCCAGACCCGGGCTGGCACCTCGCCGTCGACCCGGGCACCCCGTTCGCGGTGAGCCTGCCGGGCACGGCGGTACGGGAGGTCAGTGGCTGGCTCGACGAGGTACGCCGTACCGTCACCGGCGCGGCCGCCGGCCCCATCGAGTCCGGGTCCGACCCGCCGGACCAGGATCCGGACCTGGATCCGGACCTGCCGGTACGGATGCAGGTGGTCGTCCCGCACCGCTACCTGCAGGCGTACGTGTCGGACAACTACGACCGGGTGGCCGGCGTCGTGCACCGCTGGCACGGCCCCGGCCGGGACACCCCCCGACGGCTGTACGCCCGCCTCGCCCTGCTCGGCCCGGAGTCGCCGTTCACCGTCGACGACGAATGGGTGCCGGTGCTGCGCTGGACGCCCGGCCCGGACACGCCGCCGAGCTGGCTCGACGGCGGACCGCAACACCGGTCGCTGGTGGTGCCGGACGGGGCGCAGCTGCGGGTGCTGCACCACGACGGCGGTGACGAACTCCTGGCCAGCTACGACCGGGCGGCGCGCCGCTGGCTGCCAACGGACCAGCCGGCGGACTAG
- a CDS encoding SUKH-3 domain-containing protein codes for MTAADEVPPGPPPEFPPEVLAVLTRAGWQPGHRDARRGRDWALRVAGHVGRDGRQHAVVGPAIEAYADFGGLHVVSDGPGTAVAPSTLHLDPMRAVHTVATLATFGDALGVPVSPLGVEGDGRGILVVDARQRVFVLDHGGDWYLGASVPQAITALVLGLAPQRVAEDGTW; via the coding sequence GTGACCGCCGCCGACGAGGTCCCGCCAGGGCCTCCGCCCGAGTTTCCGCCGGAGGTGCTCGCCGTCCTGACCCGGGCCGGCTGGCAGCCGGGCCACCGGGACGCCCGGCGCGGCCGGGACTGGGCGCTGCGGGTCGCCGGCCACGTCGGCCGCGACGGCCGGCAACACGCCGTCGTCGGTCCGGCGATCGAGGCGTACGCCGACTTCGGCGGTCTGCACGTGGTGTCCGACGGCCCCGGCACGGCCGTCGCCCCCAGCACCCTGCACCTGGACCCGATGCGGGCGGTGCACACCGTGGCGACCCTCGCCACCTTCGGCGACGCCCTCGGGGTGCCGGTCAGCCCGCTCGGGGTGGAAGGCGACGGCCGGGGCATCCTCGTCGTCGACGCCCGGCAGCGGGTGTTCGTGCTCGACCACGGCGGCGACTGGTACCTGGGCGCGTCCGTGCCGCAGGCGATCACCGCACTCGTCCTCGGGCTGGCACCGCAGCGGGTCGCCGAGGACGGCACCTGGTGA
- a CDS encoding YwqJ-related putative deaminase, whose amino-acid sequence MAQVRMLPLAAAALLVDGQVHTHTSVRGDVAPQLHPLIRRLLHEVPVAQRERYAGWCAEPVLLSDRLYAVAQRTGQAELSPAAARAALWGARLRLTLVREPDDPAHGTAVAPCRTCQNLLDWAGVEVLR is encoded by the coding sequence GTGGCGCAGGTCCGGATGCTGCCGCTGGCTGCGGCCGCCCTGCTGGTCGACGGGCAGGTCCACACCCACACGTCGGTCCGGGGCGACGTCGCCCCGCAGCTGCACCCGCTGATCCGGCGGCTGCTGCACGAGGTGCCGGTGGCCCAGCGGGAACGCTACGCCGGCTGGTGCGCCGAACCGGTCCTGCTCTCCGACCGGCTCTACGCCGTCGCGCAGCGCACCGGCCAGGCCGAGCTGTCCCCGGCCGCCGCCCGGGCGGCCCTGTGGGGGGCACGGCTGCGGCTCACGCTGGTCCGGGAGCCCGACGACCCGGCCCACGGCACCGCCGTCGCCCCCTGCCGTACCTGCCAGAATCTGCTCGACTGGGCCGGCGTGGAGGTGCTGCGGTGA
- a CDS encoding right-handed parallel beta-helix repeat-containing protein produces the protein MTRTLTVCPDRPGAYPSIGDALAAATDDTVVSVAPGTYYEALFVNDRRITVVAAQGPGTVTVDASSGTYPTVSANGGVLELRDLVLRAGDAPAVAVDRAELTMSGCRLHAGFGAGVTIGGRSRFALTRCTVAGARHGLVVEDADGTVDGCEFTDLAEDGVIVRIGAAPTIRASTISGCGNRGVYVYQHGRPTLETCEISGTGGAGVAVAHQSAPTMRRCRIRDTGGPAVSFGRGCGGSVEECSTENTATPAYEVADGADPTIVTGTASRRAVFGAAAAQHTGGQDTARADELLAELDAMVGLESVKDEVRSLIDEIQVNEWRRGAGLPVSAVSHHLIFAGAPGTGKTTVARIYGELLAALAVLPGGPFREVSRRDLVGQYLGHTAEKTAAVFEQARGGVLFIDEAYTLSRSFGSGGDFGQEAIDTLVKLMEDHRDEIAVIAAGYTVEMVQFLDANPGLASRFAKTIEFGNYSPQQLVVIVERMAATDEYLLADTVPQVLLAHFSAVRRDENFGNAREARKLFEGVRKAQAQRLRQSGQRPSLDDLRTVTEADVRAATGR, from the coding sequence ATGACGCGCACCCTGACTGTCTGTCCGGACCGGCCCGGCGCATATCCGTCGATCGGCGACGCTCTCGCGGCGGCGACCGACGACACGGTGGTGTCGGTCGCCCCGGGCACCTACTACGAGGCGCTGTTCGTCAACGACCGCCGGATCACCGTGGTCGCCGCGCAGGGCCCCGGCACGGTCACGGTCGACGCGTCCAGCGGTACGTACCCGACGGTGTCCGCCAACGGCGGTGTGCTGGAGTTGCGGGACCTGGTGCTGCGGGCCGGTGACGCGCCTGCGGTGGCGGTGGACCGGGCCGAGTTGACGATGTCGGGGTGCCGGCTGCACGCCGGGTTCGGCGCGGGTGTGACGATCGGTGGCCGCTCCCGTTTCGCCCTCACCCGCTGCACGGTCGCCGGGGCCCGGCACGGCCTGGTCGTCGAGGACGCCGACGGCACCGTGGACGGTTGCGAGTTCACCGACCTCGCCGAGGACGGGGTGATCGTCCGCATCGGTGCGGCCCCGACAATCCGGGCGTCCACCATCAGTGGCTGCGGCAACCGTGGCGTGTACGTCTACCAGCACGGCCGGCCCACGTTGGAGACCTGCGAGATCTCCGGTACCGGCGGTGCCGGGGTGGCGGTCGCCCACCAGAGCGCGCCGACGATGCGCCGCTGCCGGATCCGCGACACCGGTGGTCCGGCGGTGTCGTTCGGGCGGGGCTGCGGCGGCAGCGTCGAGGAGTGCAGCACCGAGAACACCGCGACCCCGGCGTACGAGGTGGCCGACGGCGCGGATCCGACGATCGTCACCGGTACGGCGAGCCGCCGGGCCGTGTTCGGGGCGGCCGCCGCCCAGCACACCGGTGGGCAGGACACGGCCCGCGCCGACGAGTTGCTGGCCGAGTTGGACGCGATGGTCGGGCTGGAGTCGGTCAAGGACGAGGTCCGGTCCCTGATCGACGAGATCCAGGTCAACGAGTGGCGGCGCGGGGCCGGGTTGCCGGTCAGCGCGGTCAGCCACCATCTGATCTTCGCCGGTGCGCCGGGGACCGGTAAGACGACGGTCGCCCGGATCTACGGCGAGTTGCTGGCCGCGTTGGCGGTGCTGCCGGGCGGCCCGTTCAGGGAGGTGTCGCGGCGGGACCTGGTCGGGCAGTACCTCGGGCACACCGCCGAGAAGACCGCCGCCGTGTTCGAGCAGGCCCGGGGCGGGGTGCTGTTCATCGACGAGGCGTACACGCTGTCCCGGTCGTTCGGCAGCGGCGGCGACTTCGGCCAGGAGGCGATCGACACCTTGGTGAAGCTGATGGAGGACCATCGGGACGAGATCGCGGTGATCGCCGCCGGCTACACCGTCGAGATGGTCCAGTTCCTCGACGCCAACCCCGGTCTGGCGTCCCGGTTCGCCAAGACCATCGAGTTCGGCAACTATTCGCCGCAGCAGCTGGTGGTGATCGTCGAACGGATGGCTGCCACCGACGAGTACCTGCTGGCCGACACGGTGCCGCAGGTGCTGCTTGCGCATTTCTCGGCGGTGCGCCGGGACGAGAACTTCGGCAACGCCCGCGAGGCCCGCAAGCTTTTCGAGGGGGTACGCAAGGCGCAGGCGCAACGGTTGCGGCAGTCCGGTCAGCGGCCGAGCCTGGACGATCTGCGTACGGTGACCGAGGCCGACGTACGGGCGGCGACCGGCAGATGA
- the eccE gene encoding type VII secretion protein EccE, which produces MTAEPPPGPDPYRGAVSGQPWVPQQRPAATHADPESAAAPTSAPRSAPPPRLGGAGQRTAAAGHVGTAAGQVGAAGQVAGSGQGAAAGAARAGVAPPAPQAAAVGRTRAAGAARVPVFGEAAAGASAAAAPVGRIRPRRIRPGTGPFALGQLVYWQLALTALLAAYQRGPMTALLAAAVLVPLVAPTVVRVRGRWLYQWLAVWLRFRLRSRRLPAGGGNRALDLLRFVADPATVGAVEVAGRTAATISHSGGLCGVLELDPADGSLFVGSALSLPSPATLLPAADPAAPPVAVQLLVQVAAAPRAGRGLVERSYRELTGGDVPAHRRAWLVVQVMRTPDSYTDTVLTPVLVSALRRVQRQLKQERMPARLLGRDDLLTAIGYLAALPGRLDAGNVYGTASDRVTAQETWHAWWSGQVPQVCRRLLRWPELPWQLDDVLRQLPMVDTVVSVAVTREPPHPTQVGDQEVIVSAAVRLTATDPATLAAGDHALTEAVRERGGLTERIDGEHAQGLAATLPLGGFLP; this is translated from the coding sequence ATGACCGCTGAGCCGCCGCCCGGACCGGACCCGTACCGGGGTGCCGTGTCCGGGCAGCCGTGGGTGCCGCAGCAGCGCCCGGCTGCCACGCACGCTGATCCGGAGTCGGCGGCGGCACCGACGTCGGCACCCCGGTCGGCACCGCCGCCCCGGCTCGGCGGGGCCGGCCAGCGCACCGCCGCCGCCGGTCACGTCGGCACCGCCGCTGGCCAGGTCGGCGCCGCCGGTCAGGTGGCCGGTTCCGGGCAGGGTGCGGCGGCCGGCGCCGCGCGGGCCGGTGTCGCTCCACCGGCACCGCAGGCGGCGGCCGTGGGTCGGACCCGGGCCGCCGGGGCTGCGCGGGTGCCGGTGTTCGGCGAGGCCGCAGCCGGGGCCTCGGCTGCCGCCGCGCCGGTCGGCCGCATCCGGCCACGTCGGATCCGGCCCGGTACGGGGCCGTTCGCGTTGGGGCAGCTCGTCTACTGGCAGTTGGCGCTGACCGCGCTGCTCGCCGCGTACCAGCGGGGGCCGATGACGGCGCTGCTGGCCGCGGCGGTCCTGGTGCCGCTGGTGGCACCGACGGTCGTGCGGGTGCGGGGCCGCTGGCTGTACCAGTGGCTGGCGGTGTGGCTGCGGTTCCGGTTGCGGTCCCGGCGGCTGCCCGCCGGGGGTGGCAACCGGGCGCTGGACCTGCTGCGCTTCGTGGCCGACCCGGCGACGGTCGGCGCGGTCGAGGTGGCCGGGCGGACGGCCGCGACGATCAGCCACAGTGGTGGGTTGTGCGGCGTACTCGAGCTGGACCCGGCCGACGGTTCGCTCTTCGTCGGGTCGGCGCTGAGCCTGCCGTCGCCGGCGACGCTGCTGCCGGCGGCCGATCCGGCGGCTCCGCCGGTGGCGGTGCAGCTGCTGGTCCAGGTGGCGGCCGCGCCGCGCGCCGGCCGGGGTCTGGTGGAGCGTTCGTACCGGGAGTTGACCGGCGGTGACGTGCCGGCGCACCGGCGGGCCTGGCTGGTGGTCCAGGTGATGCGGACCCCGGACAGTTACACCGACACGGTGCTGACGCCGGTGCTGGTGTCGGCCCTGCGGCGGGTGCAGCGCCAGCTGAAGCAGGAGCGGATGCCGGCCCGGCTGTTGGGGCGCGACGACCTACTGACCGCGATCGGCTACCTCGCCGCGCTGCCGGGTCGGTTGGACGCCGGCAACGTGTACGGCACCGCCAGTGACCGGGTGACCGCGCAGGAGACCTGGCACGCGTGGTGGAGTGGCCAGGTGCCGCAGGTCTGCCGCCGGCTGCTGCGCTGGCCGGAGCTGCCGTGGCAGCTCGACGACGTACTGCGGCAGTTGCCGATGGTCGACACGGTGGTGTCGGTGGCGGTGACCCGGGAGCCGCCGCATCCGACGCAGGTCGGCGACCAGGAGGTGATCGTGTCGGCGGCGGTCCGGCTGACGGCTACCGACCCCGCGACGCTGGCCGCCGGCGACCATGCGCTGACCGAGGCGGTACGCGAGCGCGGTGGCCTGACTGAACGGATCGACGGCGAGCACGCCCAGGGTCTGGCCGCCACGTTGCCACTCGGGGGTTTCCTGCCGTGA
- a CDS encoding FtsX-like permease family protein translates to MIRPTALLRLGLAGTRTDTVRIVLTATAASLATLTFLAAATVIAVPTVFDDRSNRSPQYGPALLAEAGLRPGVAITLFLLAIPVLALAGQCARLGAPARSRRLAAIRLAGGTPNQVRALAATETGLAATLGTGIGLAGYLVGRRLLHRPDELGLLPLPTDVLPPAWALLLIVAGIPLLATGVAAAMLRGVVVTPFGVRRSGRVGRPGWWPGVLILGGLALAFVFRPLLDWTVGRGEPLWIVLLVGFVGALAVAIGVATGTGWISYVSGQLLHRVARRPATLLAARRLTADPWHGARTFAALLVCVLFGAGTAGYRAYMAAEFDSREQVGRLLAEQSGQPYYPSDDSFYFNAVTLVNIAVLLGLTIAAAGLAVAVAESVVERRRANAALVATGVPRGVLARSILVQTLTPLLPATLVALAAGTMLVRALGTEVSSGSQSTGYCEPADACRTAEDRELHGRIIEHPGVTLAVPVPLDDLALLGAGAVLAALATVGIGLLFLRGATDVTELRAS, encoded by the coding sequence GTGATCCGCCCGACCGCCCTGCTGCGGCTCGGCCTCGCCGGCACCCGCACCGACACCGTACGGATCGTCCTCACCGCCACCGCCGCGTCCCTGGCCACCCTCACCTTCCTGGCCGCGGCGACGGTCATCGCCGTACCCACGGTCTTCGACGACCGCTCCAACCGGTCCCCGCAGTACGGCCCGGCGCTGCTCGCCGAAGCCGGCCTGCGGCCCGGCGTCGCCATCACCCTGTTCCTGCTGGCGATCCCGGTGCTCGCCCTCGCCGGACAGTGCGCCCGGCTCGGCGCGCCGGCCCGCAGCCGCCGGCTCGCCGCGATCCGGCTGGCCGGCGGCACCCCCAACCAGGTCCGGGCGCTGGCCGCCACCGAAACCGGGCTGGCCGCTACGCTCGGCACCGGCATCGGACTCGCCGGCTACCTGGTCGGCCGGCGGCTACTGCACCGCCCCGACGAGCTCGGACTCCTGCCGCTGCCCACCGACGTCCTGCCCCCGGCCTGGGCCCTGCTGCTCATCGTGGCAGGCATCCCGCTGCTGGCCACCGGGGTCGCCGCCGCGATGCTGCGCGGCGTCGTCGTCACACCGTTCGGCGTACGGCGCAGCGGCCGGGTCGGCCGACCCGGCTGGTGGCCCGGCGTCCTGATCCTCGGCGGACTGGCGCTCGCCTTCGTGTTCCGGCCGCTGCTCGACTGGACCGTCGGCCGAGGTGAACCACTGTGGATCGTACTCCTGGTCGGCTTCGTCGGCGCGCTCGCCGTCGCGATCGGCGTCGCCACCGGCACCGGCTGGATCTCCTACGTCAGCGGGCAGCTGCTGCACCGGGTGGCCCGCCGCCCCGCGACCCTGCTCGCCGCCCGACGGCTGACCGCCGACCCGTGGCACGGTGCCCGGACCTTCGCCGCGTTGCTGGTCTGCGTCCTGTTCGGTGCCGGCACCGCCGGCTACCGCGCCTACATGGCGGCCGAGTTCGACAGCCGGGAACAGGTCGGCCGGCTGCTCGCCGAGCAGAGCGGGCAGCCCTACTACCCGAGCGACGACAGCTTCTACTTCAACGCGGTCACCCTGGTGAACATCGCGGTCCTGCTCGGCCTGACGATCGCCGCCGCCGGTCTGGCGGTCGCGGTCGCCGAGAGCGTCGTCGAACGCCGCCGCGCCAACGCCGCACTGGTCGCCACCGGGGTGCCGCGTGGCGTCCTCGCCCGCTCCATCCTGGTGCAGACCCTCACCCCGCTGCTGCCGGCGACCCTGGTGGCGCTGGCCGCTGGGACCATGCTGGTCCGGGCACTCGGCACCGAGGTCTCCTCTGGATCCCAGTCGACCGGATACTGCGAACCGGCGGACGCCTGCCGGACCGCTGAGGACCGGGAGCTGCACGGCCGCATCATCGAACACCCCGGGGTCACCCTCGCGGTGCCGGTGCCGCTGGACGACCTGGCCCTGCTCGGGGCCGGGGCGGTGCTGGCCGCCCTGGCCACGGTCGGCATCGGGCTGCTGTTCCTGCGCGGCGCCACCGACGTGACCGAACTACGCGCCAGCTGA
- a CDS encoding ABC transporter ATP-binding protein, with the protein MTTSETVLAGRGVVRSYGATPALRGVTLDVAEGEIVAVTGPSGCGKSTLLHCLAGILRPDAGEVHYRDQRIDLLSESARAVLRRTEFGVLFQFGQLVPELTAAENVALPLLLAGTGRRAARTAALTWLDRLGVADRADTVPGEMSGGEQQRCAMARAMITEPRVLFADEPTGALDSLAGEQVLGQLVRIAREQRTAVVLVTHEPRVAGYADREILLRDGEVDPAGLGQVVTQAAGS; encoded by the coding sequence GTGACAACCAGCGAAACGGTGCTCGCCGGCCGGGGAGTGGTCCGCTCGTACGGCGCCACCCCGGCGCTGCGCGGCGTCACCCTCGACGTCGCCGAAGGCGAGATCGTCGCCGTCACCGGACCGAGCGGCTGCGGCAAGTCCACCCTGCTGCACTGCCTCGCCGGCATCCTGCGCCCGGACGCCGGCGAGGTCCACTACCGCGACCAGCGCATCGACCTGCTCTCCGAATCGGCCCGCGCCGTGCTGCGGCGTACCGAGTTCGGGGTGCTGTTCCAGTTCGGCCAGCTCGTCCCGGAGCTGACCGCTGCGGAGAACGTCGCCCTGCCCCTGCTACTCGCCGGCACGGGGCGGCGAGCAGCACGGACAGCGGCGCTCACCTGGCTGGACCGGCTCGGCGTCGCCGACCGGGCCGACACCGTACCCGGCGAGATGTCTGGCGGCGAGCAGCAACGCTGCGCCATGGCCCGCGCGATGATCACCGAACCGCGGGTGCTCTTCGCCGACGAACCCACCGGCGCGCTGGACAGCCTCGCCGGCGAACAGGTCCTCGGCCAGCTGGTCCGGATCGCCCGCGAACAGCGGACCGCCGTCGTACTGGTCACCCACGAACCCCGCGTCGCCGGGTACGCCGACCGGGAGATCCTGCTGCGTGACGGCGAGGTGGACCCGGCCGGGCTCGGCCAGGTCGTCACCCAGGCGGCCGGGTCGTGA
- a CDS encoding PadR family transcriptional regulator: MSTVHVLLGLLSRGPRHGYELKRDHDQRLPRAKPIAFGQVYATLGRMQRDGLVEEAQRDRAAGPDRTSYALTDTGRAALDTWLDAIEAPAPYVTSALLAKVVVALLIDDPQRARRYLAAQRAAHAARIRELTRTKTTPDATLGEIVAADYAINHLDADLRWLDATVGRVADLHREVHQ; this comes from the coding sequence GTGTCCACCGTCCACGTTCTCCTCGGGCTGCTGTCCCGTGGCCCCCGGCACGGCTACGAGCTCAAACGCGACCACGACCAGCGGCTGCCCCGCGCCAAACCCATCGCGTTCGGCCAGGTCTACGCCACCCTCGGCCGGATGCAGCGCGACGGCCTCGTCGAGGAGGCGCAGCGCGACCGCGCCGCCGGACCCGACCGCACCTCGTACGCCCTCACCGACACCGGCCGGGCCGCCCTCGACACCTGGCTCGACGCCATCGAGGCACCCGCCCCGTACGTCACCAGCGCCCTGCTCGCCAAGGTCGTCGTCGCCCTGCTGATCGACGACCCGCAGCGCGCCCGGCGCTACCTGGCCGCCCAACGCGCCGCACACGCCGCCCGGATCCGCGAACTCACCCGCACCAAGACCACCCCCGACGCCACCCTCGGCGAGATCGTCGCCGCCGACTACGCCATCAACCATCTCGACGCCGACCTGCGCTGGCTCGACGCCACCGTCGGGCGCGTCGCCGACCTGCACCGGGAGGTGCACCAGTGA
- a CDS encoding PadR family transcriptional regulator has translation MSLGQTFLGLLESAPRHGYDLKRAYDERFARGKPLHFGQVYSTLSRLLRDGLVEVDGVVPGDGPERKRYAITDAGVSDVAQWLRQPEKPDVYLQNTLYTKVVLALLTGRPAADLLDVQRAEHLRLMRELTRRKTGGDLADQLICDHALFHLEADLRWLELTAARLDQLAKELHR, from the coding sequence ATGTCCCTCGGTCAGACCTTCCTCGGGCTGCTGGAGTCCGCCCCCCGGCACGGCTACGACCTGAAACGCGCCTACGACGAACGGTTCGCCCGCGGCAAGCCGCTGCACTTCGGGCAGGTCTACTCGACCCTGTCCCGGCTGCTGCGCGACGGCCTCGTCGAGGTCGACGGCGTGGTCCCCGGCGACGGCCCGGAACGCAAGCGGTACGCGATCACCGACGCCGGTGTCTCCGACGTCGCCCAGTGGCTGCGCCAACCCGAGAAGCCCGACGTCTACCTGCAGAACACCCTCTACACCAAGGTCGTGCTGGCGCTGCTCACCGGCCGGCCCGCCGCCGACCTGCTGGACGTGCAGCGCGCCGAGCACCTGCGGCTGATGCGCGAGCTGACCCGCCGCAAGACCGGCGGCGACCTCGCCGACCAGCTCATCTGCGACCACGCCCTGTTCCACCTGGAAGCCGACCTGCGGTGGCTGGAGCTGACCGCCGCCCGGCTCGACCAACTCGCCAAGGAGCTGCACCGGTGA
- a CDS encoding ABC transporter ATP-binding protein, which yields MTTPLLYAEELHKSFGATPALAGASIRIVAGEVVAIMGPSGSGKSTLLHCLAGISRPDSGWVGYRDQDVTAMSDVRRSALRRTDFGFIFQFGQLVPELTAVENVALPLRLNRVGRRDAQRRATDWLDRLEVGDVADKRPGEMSGGQGQRVAIARALVGEPSVVFADEPTGALDSLNGERVMQLLTAAARDATTAVVLVTHEPRVAAYADREVVVRDGRTRDLALAR from the coding sequence GTGACGACACCCCTGCTGTACGCCGAGGAGCTGCACAAGTCGTTCGGGGCGACGCCGGCACTGGCCGGGGCGTCGATCCGGATCGTCGCCGGCGAGGTGGTCGCGATCATGGGACCGTCCGGATCCGGCAAGTCCACCCTGCTGCACTGCCTGGCCGGGATCAGCCGACCCGACTCGGGGTGGGTCGGCTACCGCGACCAGGACGTGACCGCCATGTCCGACGTACGGCGCAGCGCGCTGCGCCGTACCGACTTCGGGTTCATCTTCCAGTTCGGGCAGCTGGTGCCGGAGCTGACCGCCGTCGAGAACGTCGCGCTGCCGTTGCGGCTCAACCGGGTCGGCCGCCGCGACGCGCAGCGGCGGGCCACCGACTGGCTGGACCGGCTGGAGGTCGGCGACGTCGCCGACAAGCGGCCCGGCGAGATGTCCGGCGGGCAGGGCCAACGGGTGGCGATCGCCCGTGCCCTGGTCGGCGAGCCGTCGGTGGTCTTCGCCGACGAGCCGACCGGGGCCCTCGACTCGCTCAACGGCGAGCGGGTGATGCAGCTGCTGACCGCCGCCGCCCGCGACGCCACCACGGCCGTGGTGCTGGTGACCCACGAGCCACGGGTCGCCGCGTACGCCGACCGGGAGGTCGTGGTCCGCGACGGCCGCACCCGCGACCTGGCGCTGGCCCGATGA